TGTAATCAGAGAATTCAacttattttctttttctttttttgtcAGGAATTTTACTTATTTTCAATTATGTATCAAATTCAGTTATTTTAATGAGAGCGGCCATCTCCAAAAGTGACATATTGGCCTAAATTTGGACCGATTTCGGCCCAAATCTACCCAACAGTGGTCTATTGTCCTGTTTCAATTTAAGCGGGTGAATAGTGTCGGCCTAAATTTAGGCCGTCACTATTCACCGGCTTAAatcttttttaatatttatctttttatgttttatatattCGTTGATTTGTTGATTGaatgttattatatatattaagtaatttttaattatattttttaattttcacttgtatatttaataattatttaacaCAAATATATTAAACAagtttttttttcatttttcttgtttaAGTGTAATGTTTTTctaatttaataaatttattaattttgaaattaataTGATCTTATTCATTTCGCGTCCAATTAAATTAATAGGTAAGTGAATTAGTATCAACACACTAAAATAAcaatatattaataattaaaagaataaaatattaatatatacaTTTGGACCATAATTTAAACGGAACTGTTGGAATCAAGAGTTGTCCCGGTCCAAATTTAGGCCAAAAAATGTGACCACTCTTCGAGCTGCCCTTGTACTGCGCTACAGTCTACATAACTAGGACTCTAGGAGTATAATGTTTCAAGATACGTATGGAATGTCATGCAAGTAATTTAGTTGCTACCTAGATTTAGAATGAGAACCGAATGATAACAGTAACTAGTCAGACACTCATGTGTTCTGTTGGGAATTTGTTACTTTTGTCGGTCAAAGATAAAGAGAATCTCCGATCTTGGTCTTGGAATTTAAACTCATACATTCTTCTCATTAACCACAAGCTCTCACTTTTTTTGTTCACCTCTCTTCTTTTACTGATTACTCTAGCAAGTAAAGAAACATGATGATGGCAAGGCAAGTTAAATTTTGTCGGTGAATATCTATGGACACAAATTAaacattaacttgtatgaatTTGTAGTATTTTTATTGATGAAATTAATATAAATGCAGGGTTCATCAATATTTGTAATTAAAACATCAATCAAAACTTGACACATAATTTCTTATTGTGTGCCAATGATCACGTCACATATCATCTTTGATGCTACTGATTACTAAAATACTTTTAATAAGTAGGGGTAGAGTTGTAGATTAACCAAGTGAATTTTCACCCTAATGACACTGCAGATTCACAGATTTGATCATAATTTTTAGCAATCAGAATGTTTCAATTTGGAAAGTTGTTTGACCATAATCTTCTTTAAATTGGATTCAGTTTCACACACTTTATTGTGTGACGGGAGCTAGGGGGATGAAGAATAAAACTTTATCTCTAAAAACACAATCGCTTTACAAGGGAATGGTGAATTGATGGGATTGAGAGATAGTGAGATACCCCTCCTCCTGGGGTTTTTGCACTGGCTGGATAGATGGAAGTTCAATTACCCCACTTTTTTCATGTCCAAACAACAGCTAATTACCTAAACAAGAAAAACAAACCACATGAAAAAAAAATAAGGATTCATGCAACTGTACTAGGAAATTGATCACTGTATGTACAAATAGTCgcacaaaaatatttttaacGCCTACACTATACTATGTGTGAACGAAAAAACACCACGACGACGACTTTAATCAATAAGGAGTACAATTGTTAACGGGACAAACTTAACCGGTCAGACGAAAATAAAGTCGTACACATCTTTCAAGAGATCATGACCAACAACGACTAACAAGTGTCGTGTCATTAAACTCTCCACCTCTCATAAGAGACAGGAGAgtaccatatattggtataaagatcttaaatttttattcaaaaaaaatatataaaaaaaaatttagaaaactatattttatatgcACCATTAAATATGAAAACTCTCGTGTAAGCATTTAGAAAGAACGGAGGTAATGTTAGGATTGACCTGGTCTTAATAATTTCTTTAGTATTTTAAATTGTGTTATTGTCTAGCTGAAATAAGTCATGATTTGTAGGATGCATTTTCTCCACTCAGTTGTTTTCGTGTTCCTTAGAAATAGCTAGGAGTCAGTTATCTTTATTTTGTATTGGCTCATATAAGCCTTTTCAGTTTCTGATTAATATTAAGCTTTACAGCTGCTTTGCTTTGGTGTTTACAACTGAAAATTTACTaacagtggtatcagagcctccaAGGGCATGAGTTACGAGAGAAATTGTGTGAGAAAAACACCAAAGATATTGTGAGATAAGTGAGTGGCTGAAACGTTTTGTGAATATTAAAAGGTATTGTGATATGACAGAAACAAGCAATTTTGCGCAACCAAGCATTCCGAAGTTTGATGGCGACTACGATCACTGGAGTATGTTAATGGAGAACCTCTTGAGATCAAAGGAATACTGGAGTATTATAGAAACCGGTTACACTGAACCTCTTCTGGCAGAAAAAGAAAAATTAGGAGCTACTGAAAAGAAAAGTTTAGAGGATTTAAAGCTAAAGGATCTGAAGGCAAAGAATTATTTGTTTCAATCAATTGACAAATCAATTCTGAAAACTATCATACAAAAGAACACATCAAAACAATTATGAGATTCCATGAAGAGAAAATATCAAGGGAATAAAAGAGTTCAGCGTGCCCAACTTCAAACACTCCGTAGAGATTTTGAGATTTTAGAAATGAAAAGCGGTGAATCAATTAACGAGTATTTCTCAAAGGTGATGTTGGTGGCCAATGACATGCGAAATGCTGGAGAAGATATGCCTGACGTGAAAATTGTTGAGAAAATCTTATGCACTTTGACGGAGAAATTCAATTACATAGTTTGTTCCATAGAAGAGTCAAAAGATATTGATCAGCTGTCAGTGGATGAATTGCAGAGTTCATTGCTTGTCCATGAGCAGAAATTTCGAAAGGTTAATGGTGAAGAGCAGGCTCTTAAAGTTACAAGCGGTGAAATAATTGAGGGAAGAGGACGTGGATATACCAGAGGCAGAGGAAGAGGACGCGGAGGAAGACAACCTTACAATAAGGCTAACATCGAGTGTTTTAAATGTCACAAGTTTGGTCACTTTTAGTATGAGTGTCCTAGCTGGGATAAAAATGTCAACTATGCAGAGTTTGACGAGGAGATGGTACTCATGGCTCACGCTGAGATGGATGATTACGGAAAAGAAGGGATGTGGTTTTTGGATTCCGGATGTAGCAACCACATGACGGGAAATAAGAAGTGGTTCATTCAGCTTGATGAGACTTTTAGAGGAGCGGTGAAGCTAGGTAACAACTCTAAGATGGCTGTCATGGGAAAAGGGAATATCAGAGTGCAAATCAATGGGAAAATTCACGTGATCACTGAGGTATACTATATTCCTGAACTCAAAAGTAATTTGATTAGCGTTGGGCAGCTTCAGGACAAAGGTCTGGCTATTTCTATTCAGAATGGTGTTTGCAAGATCTATCATCAAGTGAGAGGGCTGATTATGCAGACTAATATGTCATCAAACAAAACATTTGTCTTGTTAGCTTTCGTACCTACTGCAATCCCAGATCAAGCTTGTTTTCAAATGACATCTGAGGATAGGACAACAGAGCTTTGGCATCGGAGATTTGGGCACTTGAACATGAAAGGACTCAGAATGTTGGCATACAAAAGAATGGTGGAGGGTTTGCCAATTGTTAAAGCTTCTAACAAGTTGTGCACTAGTTGTGTAATCGGCAAGCAACATCGTGATTCATTTCCAATGAAAAGTTTATGGAGGGCCACTAAACCGTTGCAGCTTGTGCACTCTGACATATGCGGTCCAATTACTCCTGAATCAAATAGCCATAAGAGGTATATACTcacttttattgatgattatAGTCGCAAGACATGGAGTTATTTTCTACATGCCAAATCAGAAGCATTTACTATGTTTAAAATCTTTAAAAGCATGgtagaaaaagaaaaacaaagtTATATATGTTGTTTGCGAACTGATCGGGGTGGGGAGTTTACATCATCGGAGTTTAACACCTATTATAGTTTAAATGGGATCAGGAGACAACTTACTGCATCTTTCTCTCCGCAACAAAATGGTGTTGCTGAGAGGAGGAATAGGACTCTAATGAACATGGTGCGGTGCATGCTGGCTGATAAGGAAGTGCCCAAGAAATTTTGGCCAGAAGCTGTGAATTGGGCAGTTCACATACTCAACAGATGTCCTACATTGGCAATGAAAGATATGACTCCTGAAGAAGCCTGGAAGAAAGAAAAACCATCGGTTGAGCACTTCAGAATATTTGGATGTATAGGACATATCCATATACCTGATGAAAAGAGAAAAAAGCTTGATGATAAAAGTTCCAGGTGTATTTTCTTGGGGTTTAGTGAAGAGTCTAAGGCAAATCGCATGTATGATccgaaattaaaaaaaattgtcaTAAGTCGTGATGTTATTTTTGAAGAGGGAGAAAAATGGGATTGGGGATCAACTAGTAAAGAAGCTATGGTTACTGATTTTAAATGGGAAAATGAAGAAAATGAGATGGAAAAAGATGTGGAAGAAGATGAGGGAGAACATGATAGAACCATTGACACAAATGTACCTCCAACTACACCAGTTCCAACTACACCAGTTGAGGAAGCAAGTTCAGTTCAACGGAGGAGAAGGAGACAACCAATATGGATGCAGGATTATGTAAGTGGTGATGTGTTATCCGATGAAGAAACTGAGGTGCAACTTACTACAGAGATGCAGCAATTTGCCATGTTTGCAAGTGAGGATCCAAGCACTTTTGAAGAGGCTGTAAAATGTCAGAAGTGGAAAGAAGCTATGGACCAGGAAATAGAAGCTATAAATAAAAACGGCACATGGGAGCTAACTGAATTGCCTCCTGGTGCAAAGAAAATCGGAGTGAAATGGGTTTTTAaaacaaagttaaatgagaaagGAGAAGTTGAAAAATGCAAAGCTCGACTCGTTGCTAAAGGATATACACAACAGGCCGTCATAGATTACACTGAGATATTTGCTCCTGTGGCTCGCTGGGACACTATTCGACTTATACTTTCACTTGCAGCAAGTAGAGTTTGGAAAGTATATCAACTCGACATTAAAAGTGCATTTCTGCAAGGTGAAATTAATGAAGAAGTTTTTGTAGAACAACCAAAAGGTTATGAAGTGAGAGGTGCAGTGAGGAAAGTCTACAAGTTGTTAAAAGCACTTTACGGACTAAAACAGGCTCCTAGAGCCTGGTTTAGCAAAATTGAATCATTTTTCACTAATGAGGGGTTTGAGAGATGCCTGAGTGACCATACTCTTTTTACAAAGAAAAGTAAGGATGGTGACATTCTTATTGTAAGTTTATATGTAGATGATCTTATCGTCACTGGAAATAATGAGCAGCTGATCGAAGATTTCAAAAATTCAATGAAAAGGGAATTTGACATGTCTGATCTTGGTAGTATGAAGTATTTTCTTGGAGTTGAGGTGGTGCAGAGCGCTGCTGGAATTTTTATAAGTCAAAGGAAATATGCCAATGAGATATTAGAGAGATTTGGAATGAATCATTGTAAACCTGTAAAAAGTCCCATTGTTCCTGGAAGTAGACTCACGAAAGATGAAGAAGGAACAAAAGTTAACTCTACTAATTACAAACAAATGATAGGCAGCCTCATGTACCTAACTGTAACTAGGCCTGATCTTTGTTACGTAGTTAGTTTGTTAGCTAGATTTATGGAAGCACCGACTCTTTTGCACGAAATTGCAGTGAAAAGAGTTTGTCGATACTTGAAGGGTACAACTGAGCTGGGAATACTCTACAAAAGGGAGGGATAGGAGACACTGCTTGCTTATTCAGACAGTGATTACGCAAGTGATCTTGATGATCACAAAAGCACCTCAGGTTATGTGTTTAATGTGAGTTCAGCAGCTGTAGCATGGAGTTCAAAAAAACAACCAGTTGTGTCACTCTCTACCACTGAAGCAGAGTTTATTGCGGCTGCTACTTGTGCTTGTCAAAGTGTCTGGATGCAGCGAGTTCTTGGAAAACTTGATGAAAAGAAGTGTAAGTGTGTTATCTATTGTGATAACAGCTCAACCATCAAACTCTCAAAAAATTTTGTTATGCATGGGAGGAGTAAGCACATTGATATTCGTTTTCATTTTCTTCGTGATTTGGTTACCGATGGAATTGTAGAACTGGTGCACTGTGGCTCGAGGGAACAGTTGGCAGACATTATGACGAAACCATTAAAGCTAGAACAATTCTTGAAGTTGAGAGAGCAGCTTGGTTTGTGCGGTGTTCAAGAAATAAACTGACTGTATGTTACAGTTCAGTTTAAGGGAGGATTTGTTAGGATTGACCTGGTCTTAATAATTTCTTTAGTATTTTAAATTGTGTTATTGTCTAGCTGAAATAAGTCCTGATTTATAGGATGCATTTTCTCCACTCAGTTAGTTGTTTTCGTGTTCCTTAGAAATATCTAGGAGTCagttatttttattttgtattggCTCGTATAAACCTTTTCAGTTTCTGATTAATATTAAGCTTTACAGCTGATTTGCTTTGGTGTTTACAACTGAAGATTTACTAACAGCTAATATTTTACTCAGCCCACTCTGGCCCTCTCCCCGGGGCTAAGACTCCAATACATTAGAACGTACTCATGTTTTATCCCTTTTCTCTGATCAATCTCTTTTCTTGGTTTGCTTTCATCTACATGCATATCACATTATTTGATCATCTCTAACTTTGGTTTGGTTGAAAATGTTGAGACTCCTCAAACTCTTTTAAACTATCACTCTCTCCGCTTTCTCCTTTACCTTTTTCTTCTCCACTACAGAAATCAATTCCATTAATACCACCAAAGTCTTACCTTTTTCCATGCGCGTGCAACTTCTGTTTTTTCTTCTACGTACAGTGCAGTGCAATTATTCATTCTTCATCATTCATAAACTTTCACTCATTTTCTTGTTTGATTGCTATGAACAATGCATGTTAAGTTATTTTGTTTGTTACTCGCGTTGCCGTTTCTAGCTAGCTAGCCTTTTCTTGATCTTAAATCCCTTGTGATCACGGTTGAATAGCTCAACTGGTTAAGAGTTTATCATCCGTTGTCACAGGTATCCTCTCACTCCAAGAATTTATGAGAACAGATAATAAGGCTATAagccatatttgtcaaaaaaaaataaaaataaatcccTTCTAGGCGCACCTTAAGAAAGGGGAAGATTTGAATTATTCAACTTGTCCTAACAATATTTTGAGATCAAAGAAAATCTAAagatttaagaaaaaaaaatcttATGTTTACTCTAAACAACATATTCTATATTACATTTTTCCTTAGTTAGGAAACAAGAGAGGAGGCATTACATATTTAgttaaaaatatcatttttaattttttttactaaaAGCCAGTTTACGACTAAAAGCAGTCAAATTTAACTTTATTCTCATTTAAAGTTATATTTAAGTTGCACTTTAGTTTCAAAgttataaaatagaattattttttttttcaaaagaaataaattaaaatg
The sequence above is drawn from the Apium graveolens cultivar Ventura chromosome 2, ASM990537v1, whole genome shotgun sequence genome and encodes:
- the LOC141685084 gene encoding uncharacterized protein LOC141685084 gives rise to the protein MKRKYQGNKRVQRAQLQTLRRDFEILEMKSGESINEYFSKVMLVANDMRNAGEDMPDVKIVEKILCTLTEKFNYIVCSIEESKDIDQLSVDELQSSLLVHEQKFRKVNGEEQALKVTSGEIIEGRGRGYTRGRGRGRGGRQPYNKANIECFKCHKFGHF